The DNA segment aagaacaaatCCTCTGGTGTGCCGGATCCAGGCTTGAAAACCCTCCACACTATGTCACCACAGGCCAATTCCTATAGGAGATTTATCCTGGTATATGCGTTTCGGTCATAGACCTTCCACCGCCACGCAGAGAAAAACTCTTCAATTGGgttgagaaaagggctgtatgGTGGAAGGCAAACATTTACTGTAAAAATTGCTGGTTGATGTTGAACCATTCTCGTATACGGACACCACGGTGAAAGTTGACATTGTCCCAAACCACCATTAGAAACAAGTGTGAACcattttgagtcattgtgttttatagatgacaactgtgttgtagttgtgtttactgtttgccgactgtgtttaccattttgcagTACAAGTGAatcacagtgcaaaatgtttttagtgaatgagaatgtgtttagagttctgCTAAAAGAGTGTCTTATTCAACAAATGGGTTTAGGCCACTGAatttgattcagagaatggggtttagtgtttagcaattcagaaaaactgtaattgtgCTTCAGAATGTGTCTACCGCCCTCTGGTGGTAGTAGTAGACAAGTACACCCGGCTCTGTCACAGGTTAATAAACCCACTGGTTCGATTTTAATAGTGTTAATGCAGGACATACATCTGTCTTGAAACTTGATCTTCCTGAGCTTGTTGTCCATCTCTCCGGTATCGCTGAGCGGACTTCCAGTACAGAATCCTGGACACACAGTGAGAGACGAGTTGGTGTACAGCTCAAATGATGAGCAGTGCCATCTGTACTGAACATTATTGCCTAGGACGTATTGTGTGGGGGGGAACTATGCACATACGCCAATATGTATTCTGCATATTACATGAATAAAAATATGAGCTTGATGACAATAGCTCGACAAGGATCGTGTGAGAGCACCCCAAGCGATCTCATTTCCAGACTCCATTTTAACTCAGCAAGGTTTCCTCGTTCAGGAAAAAAGAAAGCGAATCAAAATGAGCTCCCGGCAGGAGAGAAGCGTGGAGGGTGTGCGGTATCTCCCCCATCTCTGCAGCTGTGCGTAAGCAGAGTGACGAGGTAACGGGTGGAGGAGGGTATtatctctctccagtgtggtcCAGCTGTGTGGCGTTACCccagggacaggaagaggagcagcagcagggtcGTCAGGCAGGCGGTGAGgagagcaggctgggggaggagctggagggctggggggggaccaCCAGGGCTGGAGACTATCCGACCCCCGGGGAGCAGAGACAGGTCAAATATCTCCTGCAGATCGGTGTAGCCCACCACAACCTGCGGCTtcactgggagaggaggaggtgggggagagaaggttgaaggggaagggggaggtgggggagagaaggtggaaggagaaggggtgaagggggaggtgggggtgagaaggtggaaggagaaggggggaagggggaggtgggggagagaaggtggaaggagaaggggtgaagggggaggttggggagagaaggtggaaggagaaggtgggggagagaaggtGATAGAAAAGGTAGGAAGGGGGAGATGAAACCAGATAGTTAGGTTTAATGAGAAAGACCGAGATGCAGATAGAGACAGAATATGGAAAAAACGGGAAGAGTACAAAAGCATGAAGCAAGAATGCCATGACTGGAAAAACACTATTTAAGTTAAGATATTCATGGAAGACTTGTCATTTGCATGTTTAGTGAGCACTCAGGCCTTCGTTGGTTGCTGCCTGCACACAATCCTTTGGTTATTTCAGTTCTAGATCATAAATCATAATGGTGGCCTATCTGGATATGGACAGGTTGAAACTGGCTGTAGTTAGCTCTGAGACTGTAGTTACCTGTGAGGGTGTGATTACCTGGAGGGTGTAGTTACTTGTGAGGGTTTCGTTACCTGTGAGACTGTTGTTACCTGGAGGGTGTAGTTACCTGTGAGACTGTTGTTATCTTTAAGACTGTTGTTACCTGTGAGAGTGTAGTTACCTTTGACAGTGTAGTTACCTTTGACAGTGTAGTTACCTGTGAGACTGTTGTTACCTGTGAGACTGTTGTTACCTGAAAGAATGTAGTTACCTGTGAGGTAAAAGTAGAGTCTCACTATGGAGCGCTGGTTGGACAAGATCTCACACTGGTAGGTTCCTGTGTGCTGCAGGTTGGCAGAGGGGATGGAGTATAGGCGGTCCACCCCTGCAGTCACCTCCTTAAACAGATCCACCTGCTGGCTCTTTACCTGTAAAACAACCCGCAGGGTATTGTGCGTCTGGACCGCCACATTCGCTGACATCTTTACTGCTCCTCTGGACTCACTGAGGACTACTTTCCAGAGGGTAAGTCTGAAACAGACTCTTCCCCAGGGGTCACAGACTTATCTGGGGGTCATCAGTCGTGGAGCAGTTGTGGATATAGGGAGTGACAAGCTGGATAGGGAAGGGATTTGAGGTACAGACCCTAATGTCTCTTCGGAGCTCCACTGAGTGCCAGTAAAACGTACCTCTTCAGCAAACCTCCAGATCACCTCCAGGTCGATCGGCAATGGAAAGGAAACATCACACCACATCCTGGTTCGGTTGTTTTCCACAACGGTGATTTCTTCgactgctcacacacagacacacatacacacaggtttcGTTTGACTATTCTAGTGAGTACCGACAattcactcccattcaaaatagtgttaaccctaacccctagccccaaaccctaaccctcaatTTATTTCAAACCATAATGTAAATTTGAAGCCTAAACTGCCTAACCCCCTCTGGAAATAGCACTTGAAGTTGTGGGGCCAAAGAACATTTCCGTTTGTAAATGTTTTCTTAGTTTCTCATCCATGTGAGGATGAAACTAaactacatccacacacacacacacacacacccacacacacacacacacacacacacacacacacacacacacacacacacacacacacacacacacacccacacacagacacaaacacatacacacagcatacaAGGGGGGCAGCACTAACAGTCTGAGCCTTTATAATGATTATATTTAAGCTTAGTCTCAAGGGAGTGCAGTAGAAAAGGATGATATGCTGAACAGTAATTGTACTGTGCTGGGTGGATATGAATACCAGGCAGTGTAGGAGGCAACTGTCACCTCCCATAAAGAAGCCAAGGCCTTAAAGGGTACCTTGGAGGCTTTTTGTGTGCAAAAGATATTATGTGTGAAAACAAACCCAGGCCATGGTCGGGTTTTGACAATCCTGACTTTCCACTAAGAACATTTCAAGGATGAAAAGCACAGAGTGGATGTTTGTGGGGGGAAATACGCTTACGTAACACAAACTGTGTCAAGTCAGAATGAGTGTTCCCTTGCTTTTTGGGGGGAGAAATGGAGGCACTAGAAGGGGAACTGAATTTGAAACCAACATCATTGTGTAGAAGCAGGGATCACTAACCAGGGCAGTCCAGAGGCAGCTCACAGGTGTCATACTTGCACGTTATGCAATTGTACAGTGCACCTTTGGCCTGGAAACCTATAAATAAACCACAACAGGCACATACGACTGAGTAGAAACCAGGAATGAAGTAACACAATACATTTTACTCGGGATATAAAGACATGGCTTGCAACGATATCCTTTGATCTGCATTTCAATAATTCAAACATTAGAGTAACAACCAGTATAGTGTCTGGTAATTGGCAGtgcgtcaaatccttgaggTGTTACTGGCTGTGGAGATGGAATGCAGTTACATACCACATGGAGGAATGCATCCTGAAGCTGTGAAAAGAAGATCAGATTTTCTTTACACAGATAACTAGAGCATAGTTATAATACAATTATAATAATTGCGTTATTAACAATACTAATGAtaattattgttattgttatgaaataaagaaaaaaaacattaattatATGAATTATATTGACCTTAATAAGGAGAATCAAGTAGAAaaaaagcaaacaaacaaagcaGAGTAAAGCATCAACATAGATGATTAACCAGTCTGGACATCTGTTAGATTGCAAATTGAGTGACTTGCTAGGAAATGTAAGAAATGATATGTTCTCATGGGACTAAGAGTAtagatgagaaagagaaagggagagatggatgaagatatatatatatatgtgtctggatagaaaaggagagggtggggggagaacaAATattgagaaagagacacagagtgaCATCGAAAGAccaagaccaagagagagaggggagaaagaggagagagagagggaacgagacagagacaagagagagtgagacaaaaatacatagaaagagagagagagagagagagagagagagagagagagagagagagagagagagagagagagagagagagagagagagagagagagagagagagaaaggggagagatagagagaggtacggagacagaggaaaaaaagagaggggagagagagaacagaacgagagggaaaaagacagagagtcagagagagagaaagatgttaCAAACAAATGATGTGTGATACTGTGTGCCAGCGCAGGCGGAGATGGTCATGTCTCACCTCTAGGCAGTTTGGAGGCAGCAGCAATAAAATTGTCTGCTACTGTCTGCAACCTCTTCTCATACACGgtgtctgagagacagagagtaggaggagggaaagaggagagagaaagaagacagaGACCCATCTCAATATCTGTCAGAGCGGAACGTGCGTGTGTGCTCTCCGAAGCCCTCATCTTCACCTCCGCTCTCATTCTGCCCATCCCCTGACATGAGCGGGGGGCGGAATGGTCTAGTGGTGCCACATCCATCTGCTTCCAGAGGCGACGCGTGGCACTCGTGACACATAGTTATGTACTAGAACCATGCTGCTAAGGAGTGAGCGCTGAGTGTTGGCAGAAGATGAGCCGTTGGAGGATAACCACTCGCGGATGTAATAAGTACTGTCGGATCAGAAGATACTCTTTCATACTGATTTCACTTCAACTCTCActtctcgctctccccctcaaacttttctttttttctcctcttaaCTTTTTCCCTAATTTctatttcaccccccccccccccccatagccacctctccctactctctatCTCTAAATATTCCTCTTAATGGCCTTTTGTCTTATGGCAATATGTAATGTCTCCTGTCAACTTTATTACCGTCATTGAGCTTCTGGTCAAACTCCTCCAACAGGGGTATGATCTGAGACAACATGATCTCTCTCAACTGCTGGTCATACCCTGGACCTGACACatggatagacagacacacatcaacCTTTCACCAGCCAGTCACTTACGCATTACACACAAGTCACTCATCGAGACGTCTCAATTATATCAGTAACAATTATCTATACTATTATCACTAGATAATCATTTTGGGCCGATCATATCAGTTCAGGAATCACGTAAGAAACCCTTTCCTGGTGTGTTCAGGTCTCTCACCAACTCTACCAGCCTCTATCACTTTCGTCGCATTAGTCATTAAGCGGTCCACTTTCTCAAAGCATTCATCCATGTTGCGAGTGTAGCTTTCAGTGATAACGTGACCCCAACACAGCTTGACACTGATATCCATGTCTACCAGGCAGTGATAGCAGCCTATGGAGGGGTCCAGTAACAAGCCAGCATGAAGGAGCCACAGAATTGACTTCCACATGGTCACACCTTGACTGTGTGATGCACCATCGTTGGGAAACTTTACTGGAATTTTCAATAATGTGTGATGTCATAAAAGAGCATTCTACTCTGCCAATTTTGATCTGCCATTTAATTG comes from the Osmerus eperlanus chromosome 7, fOsmEpe2.1, whole genome shotgun sequence genome and includes:
- the spaca6 gene encoding sperm acrosome associated 6, with protein sequence MWKSILWLLHAGLLLDPSIGCYHCLVDMDISVKLCWGHVITESYTRNMDECFEKVDRLMTNATKVIEAGRVGPGYDQQLREIMLSQIIPLLEEFDQKLNDDTVYEKRLQTVADNFIAAASKLPRASGCIPPCGFQAKGALYNCITCKYDTCELPLDCPVEEITVVENNRTRMWCDVSFPLPIDLEVIWRFAEEVKSQQVDLFKEVTAGVDRLYSIPSANLQHTGTYQCEILSNQRSIVRLYFYLTVKPQVVVGYTDLQEIFDLSLLPGGRIVSSPGGPPPALQLLPQPALLTACLTTLLLLLFLSLGILYWKSAQRYRRDGQQAQEDQVSRQMYVLH